A DNA window from Streptomyces canus contains the following coding sequences:
- a CDS encoding response regulator — protein MADAIKVLLVDDHQVVRRGLRTFLEVQDDIEVVGEAADGAEGVERAEELKPDIVLMDVKMPGMDGIDALRKLREMNNPARVLIVTSFTEQRTVVPALRAGAAGYVYKDVDPDALAGAIRSVHAGHILLQPEVAGALLSQEENNSGQGRGGSLTEREREVLGLIADGRSNREIARALVLSEKTVKTHVSNILMKLDLADRTQAALWAVRHGVAG, from the coding sequence GTGGCTGACGCGATCAAGGTCCTGCTCGTCGACGACCACCAGGTCGTCCGCCGGGGCCTGCGCACCTTCCTCGAAGTGCAGGACGACATAGAGGTCGTGGGCGAGGCGGCCGACGGCGCCGAGGGCGTCGAGCGCGCGGAGGAACTGAAGCCCGACATCGTCCTCATGGACGTCAAGATGCCGGGCATGGACGGCATCGACGCCCTGCGCAAGCTCCGCGAAATGAACAACCCCGCGCGCGTGCTGATCGTCACCAGCTTCACCGAACAGCGCACCGTGGTCCCGGCCCTGCGCGCGGGCGCCGCCGGATACGTCTACAAGGACGTCGACCCCGACGCCCTCGCCGGAGCCATCCGTTCCGTCCACGCCGGCCACATCCTGCTCCAACCCGAGGTAGCGGGCGCCCTGTTGTCCCAGGAGGAGAACAACTCCGGCCAGGGCAGAGGAGGTTCACTCACCGAGCGGGAGCGCGAGGTGCTCGGGCTGATCGCGGACGGCCGCTCCAACCGGGAGATCGCCCGGGCGCTGGTCCTCTCCGAGAAGACCGTCAAGACACACGTCTCGAACATCCTGATGAAACTCGACCTGGCGGACCGGACCCAGGCGGCCCTGTGGGCGGTTCGTCACGGAGTGGCCGGTTGA
- the chpE gene encoding chaplin ChpE, whose translation MKNLKKVAAVTMVAGGLVAAGAGMASATDGAHADCKAVGSPGVVSGNLVQAPVHVPVNAVGNSVNVIGVLNPAFGNLGVNR comes from the coding sequence GTGAAGAACCTGAAGAAGGTAGCGGCCGTGACGATGGTGGCCGGCGGACTGGTCGCGGCCGGTGCCGGTATGGCCTCCGCCACCGACGGGGCGCACGCCGACTGCAAGGCCGTGGGCTCGCCCGGCGTCGTCTCGGGCAACCTCGTCCAGGCCCCGGTGCACGTCCCGGTGAACGCGGTCGGCAACAGCGTGAACGTCATCGGCGTGCTGAACCCCGCCTTCGGCAACCTCGGCGTCAACCGCTGA
- a CDS encoding ABC transporter ATP-binding protein produces the protein MSDVLELQDVSVVREDRALVDQVSWSVKEGERWVILGPNGAGKTTLLNLASSYLYPSKGTATILGETLGKPGTDVFELRPRIGMAGIAMADKLPRRQTVLETVLTAAYGMTAGWQEEYEDIDEQRARAFLDRLGMTDYLDRKFGTLSEGERKRTLIARALMTDPELLLLDEPAAGLDLGGREDLVRRLGRLARDPIAPSMLMVTHHVEEIAPGFTHVLMIRQGKVLAAGPLELELTSRNLSLCFGLPLVVEQVGERWTAQGLPLS, from the coding sequence ATGAGCGATGTTCTGGAGCTTCAGGACGTATCCGTGGTCCGTGAGGACCGGGCTCTGGTGGACCAGGTCTCCTGGTCGGTCAAGGAGGGCGAGCGCTGGGTCATCCTCGGCCCCAACGGCGCCGGCAAGACCACGCTCCTGAACCTCGCCTCAAGCTACCTCTACCCCAGCAAGGGCACCGCCACCATCCTCGGCGAGACCCTCGGCAAGCCCGGCACCGACGTCTTCGAACTGCGCCCCCGCATCGGCATGGCCGGCATCGCCATGGCCGACAAGCTCCCCAGGCGCCAGACCGTCCTGGAGACCGTGCTGACGGCGGCGTACGGCATGACAGCGGGCTGGCAGGAGGAGTACGAGGACATCGACGAGCAGCGCGCCCGCGCCTTCCTCGACCGCCTCGGCATGACCGACTACCTGGACCGGAAGTTCGGCACCCTCTCCGAGGGCGAGCGCAAGCGCACCCTCATCGCCCGCGCCCTGATGACCGACCCCGAGCTCCTCCTCCTCGACGAGCCCGCCGCCGGCCTCGACCTCGGCGGCCGCGAGGACCTGGTCCGCCGGCTCGGCCGACTCGCCCGCGACCCGATCGCCCCCTCGATGCTCATGGTCACCCACCACGTCGAGGAGATCGCCCCCGGTTTCACCCATGTCCTCATGATCCGCCAAGGCAAGGTGCTCGCCGCGGGCCCCTTGGAGCTCGAGCTCACCTCCCGCAACCTTTCCCTCTGCTTCGGCCTCCCTCTCGTCGTCGAGCAGGTCGGCGAACGCTGGACCGCGCAGGGCCTGCCTCTGTCGTGA